The following proteins come from a genomic window of Larimichthys crocea isolate SSNF chromosome XV, L_crocea_2.0, whole genome shotgun sequence:
- the LOC104934582 gene encoding voltage-gated potassium channel subunit beta-2, with translation MPRPGGSGGVPPGSRDGSGICRSSSISSGNGWSGGKIMSLSSMSESVHSGLSCFLSEQALEQEERQQRSRQLAEFQRLREVRAAAQLKNLEDFLRMNHVSLRDTMSYSTGMIYRNLGKSGLRVSCLGLGTWVTFGGQITDEVAEELMTLAYDNGINLFDTAEVYNAGKAEVVLGSIIKKKGWRRSSLVITTKIFWGGKAEMERGLSRKHIIEGLRASLERLQLEYIDVVFANRPDPNTPIEETVRAMTHVINQGMAMYWGTSRWSSMEIMEAYSVARQFNQIPPICEQAEYHMFQREKVEVQLPDLFHKIGIGAMTWSPLACGIISGKYDSGIPPHSRASLKGYQWMKDKILSEEGHRQQVKLKELQAVAERLGCTLPQLAIAWCLRNEGVNSVLLGASRSDQLMENIRAIQVLPKLSLSIVSEVDNLLGNKPYSKKDFRS, from the exons ATGCCCAGGCCTGGGGGCAGTGGAGGGGTGCCACCTGGGAGTCGAGATGGCAGTGGGATATGTCGAAGCAGTAGCATCAGCAGTGGAAACGGCTGGTCTGGAGGCAAGATAATGTCCCTGTCATCCATGAGTGAGAGTGTGCACAGTGGCCTGAGCTGTTTCTTGTCGGAGCAAGCACTGGAGCAGGAGGAAAGGCAGCAGCGCAGCAGGCAGTTAGCAGAGTTCCAGCGCCTGAGAGAGGTTCGTGCAGCTGCTCAGCTCAAAAACCTGGAGGATTTCCTTAGGATGAACCATGTGTCACTCAGGGACACAATGTCTTATTCCACTGGCATGATCTACAG aaaTCTGGGCAAATCTGGGCTGAGGGTGTCCTGTCTTGGATTAG GCACGTGGGTTACCTTTGGAGGCCAGATAACGGATGAG GTAGCAGAGGAGCTGATGACGTTGGCATATGACAATGGAATCAACCTGTTCGACACAGCAGAAGTGTATAATGCTGGGAA GGCTGAAGTTGTGTTGGGAAGTATCATAAAGAAGAAAGGATGGAG GCGCTCCAGTTTAGTCATCACCACCAAAATCTTCTGGGGTGGAAA AGCAGAAATGGAAAGAGGATTGTCTAGAAAACATATAATTGAAG GTCTGAGGGCATCACTAGAAAGACTTCAGCTGGAGTACATAGATGTGGTCTTCGCGAATCGTCCAGATCCTAACACACCGATAGAAG AGACGGTGAGGGCAATGACCCACGTGATCAACCAGGGGATGGCCATGTATTGGGGGACATCACGATGGAGCTCCATGGAGATCATG GAGGCATATTCTGTGGCACGACAGTTCAACCAGATCCCACCTATCTGTGAACAGGCGGAGTACCACATGTTCCAGAGGGAGAAGGTTGAAGTGCAACTCCCAGATCTCTTCCACAAGATAG GCATTGGAGCTATGACATGGTCTCCACTGGCCTGTGGGATTATCTCAGGGAAGTACGACAGTGGGATTCCCCCTCATTCACGAGCCTCGCTGAAG GGTTATCAGTGGATGAAGGACAAGATCCTGAGTGAGGAAGGGCACCGTCAGCAGGTGAAGCTAAAAGAGTTGCAGGCAGTGGCTGAGCGACTAGGCTGCACTCTGCCCCAACTGGCTATTG CATGGTGCCTGAGGAACGAAGGCGTCAATTCGGTCCTGCTGGGAGCTTCCAGGAGTGACCAGCTAATGGAGAATATCAGAGCAATACAG GTTCTCCCAAAGTTATCACTTTCCATTGTATCTGAGGTGGATAACCTCTTGGGAAACAAGCCCTATAGTAAAAAGGACTTCAGATCCTAG